A window from Streptomyces sp. NBC_00271 encodes these proteins:
- a CDS encoding urease subunit alpha: protein MNPYEYAATHGPRAGDRVRLGDSGLTIRVESDAQRYGDEFLAGFGKTARDGLHLKAAAVRETCDVVISNVVVIDAAQGIRKVSIGIREGRICSIGRAGNPDTLDGVDVVVGTGTSIVSGEGLIATAGAVDTHVHLLSPRIMEASLASGVTTIIGQEFGPVWGVGVNSPWALRHAFNAFDAWPVNIGFLGRGSSSDAAPLVEALAEGGASGFKVHEDMGAHTRALDTALRVAEEHDVQVALHSDGLNECLSVEDTLRVLEGRTIHAFHIEGCGGGHVPNVLKMAGVPNVIGSSTNPTLPFGRDAVAEHYGMIVSVHDLKTDLPGDAAMARDRIRAGTMGAEDVLHDLGAIGITSSDAQGMGRAGETVRRTFAMAGKMKAERGAPADVDHDNERVLRYMAKLTINPAIAHGLAHEVGSIEVGKLADIVLWRPEFFGAKPQLVLKSGFPAYGVVGDPNAATDTCEPLVLGPQFGAHGATPAEISVAFVAQAALDQGNDLMPTRRRRVAVRGTRGIGPADLRLNSRTGSVDVDQRTGLVTLDGDPLRSEPADSVSLNRLYFL, encoded by the coding sequence ATGAATCCTTACGAGTACGCAGCCACCCACGGCCCCCGCGCCGGCGACCGCGTCCGCCTCGGTGACTCAGGGCTGACCATCCGCGTCGAGTCCGACGCCCAGCGCTACGGCGACGAGTTCCTCGCCGGCTTCGGCAAGACCGCCCGCGACGGACTGCACCTCAAGGCCGCCGCCGTCCGCGAGACCTGCGACGTCGTCATCAGCAACGTCGTGGTGATCGACGCGGCCCAGGGGATCCGCAAGGTCTCCATCGGCATCCGCGAGGGGCGGATCTGCTCGATCGGGCGGGCCGGGAACCCCGACACCCTCGACGGGGTCGACGTGGTGGTGGGTACGGGGACGTCGATCGTCTCGGGCGAGGGACTGATCGCCACCGCCGGAGCCGTCGACACCCATGTGCACCTGCTGTCGCCGCGCATCATGGAGGCCTCGCTCGCCTCCGGCGTCACCACGATCATCGGCCAGGAGTTCGGGCCGGTGTGGGGCGTCGGAGTCAACTCGCCCTGGGCGCTGCGCCACGCCTTCAACGCCTTCGACGCCTGGCCGGTCAACATCGGCTTCCTGGGCCGGGGTTCGTCCTCTGACGCCGCCCCCCTCGTCGAGGCCCTGGCCGAGGGCGGCGCGAGCGGCTTCAAGGTGCACGAGGACATGGGCGCCCACACCCGCGCCCTCGACACCGCGCTGCGCGTCGCTGAGGAGCACGACGTCCAGGTCGCCCTGCACAGCGACGGGCTGAACGAATGCCTGTCGGTCGAGGACACCCTGCGCGTCCTCGAAGGCCGGACCATCCACGCCTTCCACATCGAGGGCTGCGGCGGCGGTCACGTGCCGAACGTCCTGAAGATGGCGGGGGTCCCGAACGTCATCGGCTCGTCCACCAACCCCACCCTGCCTTTCGGCCGGGACGCGGTCGCCGAGCACTACGGCATGATCGTCTCCGTCCACGACCTGAAGACCGACCTGCCCGGCGACGCGGCCATGGCCCGCGACCGGATCCGCGCCGGGACCATGGGCGCCGAGGACGTGCTGCACGACCTGGGCGCGATCGGGATCACCTCCTCGGACGCGCAAGGCATGGGACGCGCGGGCGAGACCGTACGCCGCACCTTCGCGATGGCCGGAAAGATGAAGGCCGAGCGCGGCGCCCCGGCGGACGTGGACCACGACAACGAGCGCGTCCTGCGCTACATGGCCAAGCTCACCATCAACCCGGCCATCGCGCACGGGCTCGCCCACGAGGTCGGCTCGATCGAGGTCGGCAAGCTCGCCGACATCGTCCTGTGGCGCCCGGAGTTCTTCGGCGCCAAGCCGCAACTCGTCCTCAAGTCCGGCTTCCCGGCGTACGGCGTCGTCGGCGACCCGAACGCCGCCACCGACACCTGCGAACCCCTCGTCCTGGGACCGCAGTTCGGGGCGCACGGCGCGACGCCCGCCGAGATCTCGGTCGCCTTCGTCGCCCAGGCCGCGCTCGACCAGGGCAACGACCTCATGCCGACGCGCCGGCGCCGGGTCGCCGTGCGCGGCACCCGCGGGATCGGCCCCGCCGACCTGCGCCTCAACTCCCGTACCGGATCCGTCGACGTCGACCAGCGCACCGGCCTGGTCACCCTCGACGGCGACCCGCTGCGCTCCGAGCCCGCCGATTCGGTCTCCCTCAACCGCCTCTACTTCCTGTGA
- the ureA gene encoding urease subunit gamma codes for MRLTPTERDRLLLFGAAELARARRARGLRLNVPEATALIADTVCEAARDGRRLAEAIAAARAVLGPDDVLPGVADVVTEVHVEAVFDDGSRLAVVSDPLGGGLGERAPGALLPGPAHAEPAAVVRLTVTNTATVPVSVTSHFHFFETNPRLDFPRAAAYGMRLAVPAGSSVRFGPGESIEVGLLPIGGERIAIGFAGLVDGPLDAPGAREEALRRAAACGYLGAGDAGDAEGAEDGGDAGDGGDSGETGEIQGAEPR; via the coding sequence ATGAGACTGACCCCCACGGAACGTGACCGGCTGCTGCTCTTCGGGGCCGCCGAGCTGGCCCGTGCCCGCCGGGCCCGGGGCCTCAGGCTGAACGTTCCCGAGGCGACCGCCCTCATCGCGGACACCGTGTGCGAGGCGGCCCGGGACGGGCGTCGGCTCGCCGAGGCGATCGCGGCGGCCCGGGCGGTGCTCGGCCCGGACGACGTCCTGCCGGGCGTCGCCGACGTCGTCACCGAGGTGCACGTCGAGGCCGTCTTCGACGACGGGTCCCGGCTCGCGGTCGTCAGCGACCCCCTCGGGGGCGGGCTGGGGGAGCGGGCGCCGGGCGCGCTGCTGCCGGGGCCGGCGCACGCCGAGCCCGCCGCGGTCGTCCGGCTGACGGTCACCAACACCGCGACCGTGCCCGTCTCCGTCACCTCGCACTTCCACTTCTTCGAGACCAACCCGCGGCTCGACTTCCCGCGGGCGGCGGCCTACGGGATGCGGCTCGCGGTCCCCGCCGGGTCCTCCGTGCGCTTCGGGCCGGGGGAGAGCATCGAGGTCGGGCTGCTGCCCATCGGCGGTGAGCGGATCGCCATCGGCTTCGCGGGACTGGTCGACGGGCCCCTGGACGCGCCCGGGGCCAGGGAAGAGGCCCTGCGCAGGGCCGCCGCCTGCGGATACCTCGGAGCCGGGGATGCCGGGGACGCCGAGGGTGCCGAAGACGGCGGGGACGCCGGAGACGGTGGGGACTCCGGGGAGACCGGGGAAATTCAGGGAGCTGAGCCGCGATGA
- a CDS encoding agmatine deiminase family protein: protein MTPAADGFRMPAEWTPHERTWMAWPGPNPTFDNPGDLAEAREAWAAVARAIRRFEPVTVVCGPGQSQAARALFGPDVDTVERELDDAWMRDIGPTFLTNGKGELAAVDWTFNGWGEQDWARWEHDAKIGAYVADLAGAKTYASKLVNEGGAIHVDGEGTVLLTETVQLGAERNPDWTREQVEAEIHAHLGTRKAIWLPRGLTGDYPPYGFGTLGHVDIVAAFARPGVVVAHSQPDPAHPDHEVTKEVIGLLKAATDARGRRLEVVEVQAPTILEADGHWADYSYINHYLCNGGVVLCGFDDPRDELAAGIFRRLFPERTVTLVDARTIFAGGGGIHCITQQQPRI, encoded by the coding sequence ATGACCCCTGCCGCCGACGGTTTCCGGATGCCCGCCGAGTGGACCCCGCACGAGCGCACCTGGATGGCGTGGCCGGGCCCCAACCCCACCTTCGACAACCCCGGCGACCTCGCCGAGGCGCGCGAGGCCTGGGCGGCGGTGGCGCGCGCGATCCGCCGGTTCGAACCGGTGACGGTCGTGTGCGGGCCGGGCCAGTCGCAGGCGGCCCGGGCGCTGTTCGGCCCGGACGTCGACACCGTCGAACGCGAACTCGACGACGCCTGGATGCGTGACATCGGCCCCACCTTCCTCACCAACGGGAAGGGCGAACTGGCCGCCGTGGACTGGACGTTCAACGGCTGGGGCGAGCAGGACTGGGCCCGCTGGGAGCACGACGCCAAGATCGGCGCGTATGTCGCGGACCTCGCGGGGGCGAAGACGTACGCCTCGAAGCTGGTCAACGAGGGCGGTGCGATCCACGTCGACGGCGAGGGAACCGTGCTCCTGACCGAGACCGTGCAGCTCGGCGCCGAGCGCAACCCCGACTGGACGCGCGAGCAGGTGGAGGCGGAGATCCACGCCCACCTGGGCACCCGCAAGGCGATCTGGCTGCCGCGCGGGCTGACCGGCGACTACCCCCCGTACGGCTTCGGCACGCTCGGCCATGTCGACATCGTGGCCGCCTTCGCCCGCCCCGGAGTCGTGGTCGCGCACTCCCAGCCGGACCCGGCGCACCCCGACCACGAGGTGACCAAGGAGGTCATCGGCCTGCTCAAGGCCGCGACCGACGCGCGCGGGCGCCGCCTGGAGGTCGTCGAGGTCCAGGCCCCGACGATCCTGGAGGCCGACGGTCACTGGGCCGACTACTCCTACATCAACCACTACCTCTGCAACGGCGGCGTGGTCCTGTGCGGCTTCGACGACCCGCGCGACGAGCTCGCGGCCGGCATCTTCCGACGGCTCTTCCCCGAGCGGACGGTGACACTGGTGGACGCACGTACGATCTTTGCCGGAGGCGGTGGCATCCACTGCATCACCCAGCAGCAGCCGAGGATCTGA
- a CDS encoding KamA family radical SAM protein, producing the protein MSLPPAERLALRAVAAVLPFRTNSYVVDELIDWSAVPDDPIFRLTFPQAEMLPEPDLKQMAELLARDAPKADVLRAAHEIRMKLNPHPSGQLDANVPVHEGRRLTGLQHKYPETVLIFPRQGQTCHAYCTYCFRWPQFVGESDLRIATDDIATTSAYLRAHPEVTSALITGGDPMVMSTEVLRRYVEPLLEIESVQSIRIGTKSLAFWPYRFLTDRDADDVLRLFEKVVASGRHLALMAHFTHPQELGPPVVREAMRRVRDTGAVIRCQGPLVRGINDRAEAWAALWNETTALGAVPYYQFVERDTGPQGYFGVPLARSHQIFRDAYAQVSGLARTVRGPVMSAMPGKVCVDGITEVAGEKVFVLHLIQARDPELVGRPFFAAYDENATWFSDLKPAFGASQFLPGLDPV; encoded by the coding sequence GTGTCCCTGCCGCCCGCCGAGCGACTCGCCCTGCGGGCCGTGGCGGCCGTCCTGCCGTTCCGTACGAACTCCTACGTGGTCGACGAGTTGATCGACTGGTCGGCCGTGCCCGACGACCCGATCTTCCGGCTGACGTTCCCGCAGGCCGAGATGCTGCCCGAGCCCGACCTCAAGCAGATGGCGGAACTGCTGGCGCGGGACGCCCCGAAGGCCGACGTGCTGCGCGCGGCCCACGAGATCCGGATGAAGCTCAACCCGCATCCCTCCGGCCAGCTCGACGCCAACGTCCCCGTGCACGAGGGGCGGCGCCTCACCGGCCTCCAGCACAAGTACCCGGAGACGGTGCTGATCTTCCCGCGCCAGGGCCAGACCTGCCACGCCTACTGCACGTACTGCTTCCGCTGGCCCCAGTTCGTCGGCGAGTCCGACCTGCGCATCGCCACCGACGACATCGCCACCACATCCGCCTATCTGCGCGCCCACCCGGAGGTCACCAGCGCGCTCATCACGGGCGGCGACCCGATGGTGATGAGCACCGAGGTGCTGCGCCGCTACGTCGAACCGCTCCTGGAGATCGAGTCGGTCCAGTCGATCCGCATCGGCACCAAGTCGCTCGCCTTCTGGCCGTACCGTTTCCTCACCGACCGCGACGCCGACGACGTGCTGCGCCTGTTCGAGAAGGTCGTCGCGAGCGGCCGCCACCTCGCGCTGATGGCCCACTTCACCCATCCCCAGGAGCTTGGGCCCCCGGTGGTGCGGGAGGCGATGCGCCGGGTGCGTGACACGGGTGCCGTGATCCGCTGCCAGGGGCCGCTGGTCAGGGGCATCAACGACCGTGCCGAGGCGTGGGCCGCGCTGTGGAACGAGACGACCGCGCTGGGGGCGGTGCCGTACTACCAGTTCGTGGAGCGGGACACCGGCCCGCAGGGCTACTTCGGGGTGCCGCTCGCCCGGAGTCACCAGATCTTCCGTGACGCCTACGCCCAGGTGTCCGGACTCGCGCGGACCGTGCGCGGCCCGGTCATGTCGGCGATGCCGGGCAAGGTGTGCGTGGACGGGATCACGGAGGTGGCTGGTGAGAAGGTCTTCGTGCTCCACCTCATCCAGGCTCGCGACCCGGAGCTGGTGGGCCGCCCGTTCTTCGCCGCGTACGACGAGAACGCCACCTGGTTCAGCGACCTAAAGCCCGCTTTCGGCGCGAGCCAGTTCCTGCCCGGCCTCGACCCGGTGTGA
- a CDS encoding cytosine permease encodes MPIEQRGVDTIPDEERTSGPGDLVSILLGSNLCLGVIIFGWLPPSFGLDWWSSVSAIVAGTVIGTALTAPLALVSLRTATNLSTSSGAQFGVRGRLVGSVVGLLLALGYTALTVWIGGDVMVSVLGRLFGLPANGLSYAAVYAVLAAATVAGAVYGYRVLLAMSRVLAVGMTALLALGVLAYAPHFTTAALPETGGYLLGSFWPTWLLAAIAAGLSGPIAFITLLGDYTRYISPSRHSSRTVLHATWLGLIAGLLVPQLFGTFTAYAARAALDYAGPLVSASPTWYLVPLLLAASAGSVGNAGLMLYSMGLDLDAILPKASRARATLTVAVVATVCVFVGHYAWNAQSAMTSFVLLLTAIGTPWAVITLIGFARCRGIYDPDALQVFNRRSRGGIYWYRAGWNVQATVSWALGAFAGLLAVSLPSYQGPLLSLTGGVDCSFVLSGLVGGLAYVALPPKRASHRVEAGQELARAESGL; translated from the coding sequence ATGCCGATCGAACAGCGCGGAGTCGACACCATCCCCGACGAGGAACGGACCAGCGGGCCGGGGGACCTCGTCTCGATCCTGCTGGGGTCGAACCTCTGTCTGGGCGTGATCATCTTCGGCTGGCTGCCACCCTCCTTCGGGCTCGACTGGTGGTCGTCGGTGAGCGCGATCGTGGCGGGCACGGTGATCGGCACGGCGCTCACCGCGCCGCTCGCGCTGGTCTCCCTGCGCACGGCGACGAACCTCTCCACCTCCTCCGGCGCCCAGTTCGGCGTGCGCGGGCGCCTGGTCGGCTCGGTCGTCGGGCTGCTGCTCGCCCTCGGCTACACCGCGCTGACCGTCTGGATCGGCGGCGATGTGATGGTGAGCGTGCTCGGCCGCCTGTTCGGGCTGCCGGCGAACGGGCTGTCGTACGCCGCCGTGTACGCCGTCCTCGCCGCCGCCACCGTCGCGGGCGCGGTGTACGGCTACCGCGTGCTGCTCGCGATGTCCCGGGTCCTCGCGGTCGGCATGACCGCGCTCCTCGCGCTCGGTGTGCTCGCCTACGCGCCGCACTTCACCACCGCCGCGCTCCCGGAGACCGGCGGCTATCTGCTGGGCTCGTTCTGGCCGACCTGGCTGCTGGCGGCGATCGCGGCGGGCCTGTCAGGACCGATCGCGTTCATCACCCTGCTCGGCGACTACACGCGCTACATCTCCCCGTCCCGGCACTCCTCCCGTACGGTTCTGCACGCCACCTGGCTGGGCCTGATCGCCGGGCTGCTGGTCCCGCAGCTCTTCGGCACCTTCACGGCGTACGCCGCCCGCGCGGCCCTCGACTACGCGGGGCCGCTGGTCTCCGCCTCCCCCACCTGGTACCTGGTCCCGCTGCTGCTCGCCGCCTCCGCGGGGTCGGTCGGCAACGCGGGCCTGATGCTGTACTCCATGGGCCTGGACCTGGACGCGATCCTGCCGAAGGCCTCGCGCGCCCGGGCCACCCTCACGGTCGCCGTCGTCGCCACCGTCTGTGTCTTCGTCGGCCACTACGCCTGGAACGCGCAGTCCGCGATGACGTCCTTCGTCCTTCTCCTGACCGCCATCGGCACCCCGTGGGCGGTCATCACCCTCATCGGCTTCGCCCGCTGCCGCGGAATCTACGACCCGGACGCCCTCCAGGTCTTCAACCGCCGCTCCCGGGGCGGGATCTACTGGTACCGCGCCGGCTGGAACGTCCAGGCGACGGTCTCCTGGGCGCTGGGCGCGTTCGCCGGCCTCCTGGCCGTCTCCCTCCCGTCGTACCAGGGACCGCTGCTGTCCCTCACCGGTGGAGTGGACTGCAGCTTCGTCCTGTCGGGCCTGGTCGGCGGCCTCGCCTATGTGGCCCTCCCACCGAAGCGGGCGTCACACCGGGTCGAGGCCGGGCAGGAACTGGCTCGCGCCGAAAGCGGGCTTTAG